Proteins encoded by one window of Xylella fastidiosa:
- a CDS encoding HlyD family type I secretion periplasmic adaptor subunit, which produces MKHMLQGWRDFLSRYLHVFRAAWSIRAQLEPPHRTTDERTFLPAHLELTETPVSPTACWSMRIIIACFIVTLLWACFGKIEIVAVAPGKIVVDSRTKVLQPLETAVVRRILVRDGEKVKAHQALIELDATATGAEYAQAEDALLNATLTALRLRALSTALERGQTPQLTHSATIPADRIAAEQALTLSQFNAYQAKRHNLQATIAQRRAELRTAQDTIEPLTESARISKMRSADYAILLKDKYVGRHDYLLREQERITAERDLATQRNRIQEIRSALSAAQEELSVLQADFRQQTLDDLRKADEQIGQLTPQLAKAKQRNRLMTLRSPVEGIVQQLAIHTVGGVVTPAQQLLAVVPVQETLEVEATVLNKDIGFLRPEQRVTVKIESFPYTRYGYLTGKIISISHDAAQDEKLGLVFPVRIRLDNTTLTIDGTQIRMSAGMALSAEIKTGKRTVIDYLLSPLEQYTDEALRER; this is translated from the coding sequence ATGAAACACATGCTCCAAGGATGGCGCGACTTTCTTTCGCGTTACCTCCACGTCTTCCGTGCCGCCTGGTCGATTCGCGCCCAACTAGAACCACCTCACCGCACCACCGATGAGCGCACCTTCCTACCCGCCCATCTAGAACTGACCGAAACCCCGGTCTCCCCTACCGCATGCTGGAGCATGCGGATCATTATTGCCTGCTTCATCGTGACCCTACTGTGGGCCTGCTTCGGCAAAATTGAAATTGTTGCCGTCGCCCCGGGGAAAATCGTCGTCGACTCACGCACCAAAGTACTCCAACCACTAGAGACCGCCGTAGTACGCCGTATCCTGGTCCGTGATGGCGAAAAAGTGAAAGCACACCAAGCACTGATCGAACTTGATGCCACCGCCACCGGCGCCGAATACGCACAAGCTGAAGATGCCTTACTCAATGCCACATTGACCGCATTGCGCCTGCGCGCACTCTCCACCGCACTAGAACGTGGCCAAACACCGCAACTCACCCATTCAGCAACCATCCCCGCTGATCGCATCGCCGCCGAACAAGCACTGACACTGAGCCAATTCAATGCATACCAAGCCAAACGCCACAACCTACAAGCAACCATTGCCCAACGCCGCGCCGAACTACGGACAGCCCAAGACACCATCGAACCATTGACCGAATCCGCACGCATCTCCAAAATGCGCTCCGCCGATTACGCCATACTCCTCAAAGACAAATACGTCGGCCGTCACGACTACCTACTGCGTGAACAAGAACGCATCACCGCCGAACGCGACTTAGCAACCCAACGCAACCGCATCCAAGAAATCCGCTCCGCCCTGAGCGCAGCCCAAGAAGAACTCAGCGTATTACAAGCCGACTTCCGCCAACAAACCCTGGATGACCTACGGAAAGCCGACGAACAGATCGGCCAATTGACACCACAACTGGCAAAAGCCAAACAACGTAATCGACTCATGACACTACGCTCCCCCGTTGAAGGCATCGTCCAGCAACTAGCCATCCACACCGTTGGTGGCGTCGTGACCCCCGCACAACAACTCCTAGCCGTGGTCCCAGTACAAGAAACATTAGAAGTGGAAGCCACCGTCCTCAACAAAGACATCGGATTTTTACGTCCCGAACAACGCGTCACCGTCAAAATTGAAAGCTTCCCCTACACCCGCTACGGATACCTCACCGGCAAAATCATCAGCATCTCCCATGACGCCGCACAAGACGAAAAACTAGGCTTAGTCTTTCCCGTACGCATCCGTTTAGACAACACCACACTCACTATTGATGGAACACAAATCAGAATGAGCGCAGGCATGGCATTAAGCGCCGAAATCAAAACAGGCAAACGCACCGTTATTGATTACTTACTGAGCCCCCTAGAACAATATACCGACGAAGCATTGCGGGAACGATAA
- a CDS encoding type I secretion system permease/ATPase: MTYKNPLATQQNQRASNPQPDSALHGLVLLAQFHGIAADPVQIAHDFGRSGEPFDETTLLLAAKKLGLKAKVVTQPVTRIAMAALPALALIPGGTAFIVAKVTGNQILIHDLADQRPRTISHDEFTARYAGRLLQVASRASVLGNLAKFDFSWFIPAVVKYRKLLAEVFAVSLFIQIFALVTPLFYQVVMDKVLVHQALSTLEVIVVGLISLALFEVVLTALRTHVFAHTTSKIDVELGARLFRHLLALPLAYFESRRVGDTIARVRELENIRHFLTGQALTSVLDLLFTVVFLSVMFWYSGWLTLIVVISLPLYALISAFITPVLRKRLDEKFARGADNQAFLVETVSGIGTVKAMAVDPRVTRTWDNQLAGYVGASFSVTKIATLGQQSVQLVQKLTNVAVLFWGAKLVIDGQLSLGQLIAFNMLSGQVTAPIIRLAQLWQDFQQVGLSVERLGEILNTRTELPGSRMTLPPIQGRITFERLIFRYRPDTPDVLSGIDLDIQPGEVIGIVGRSGSGKSTLTKLVQRMYVPERGRVLVDSHDLSLADPAWLRRQIGVVLQENFLFNRSVRENIAMADPGIPLERVIHAATLAGAHTFISELPEGYDTKIGEHGTGLSGGQRQRIAIARALIGDPRILIFDEATSALDYESEHAVMQNMRAICKGRTVLIIAHRLSTVRNADRIVVIDKGKIVESGSHETLLNRNNGHYAHLYRLQQGTT, from the coding sequence ATGACATACAAAAATCCCCTTGCAACGCAACAGAATCAACGCGCTTCCAATCCACAGCCTGACAGCGCACTCCACGGCTTAGTGCTCCTTGCCCAATTCCATGGCATTGCGGCTGACCCCGTACAGATAGCGCATGACTTCGGGCGCAGTGGCGAACCATTCGATGAAACAACCTTGCTACTGGCCGCCAAAAAACTTGGACTAAAAGCCAAAGTCGTCACCCAACCGGTCACCCGTATCGCAATGGCCGCATTACCTGCACTCGCACTGATCCCTGGAGGAACAGCATTTATCGTCGCCAAAGTGACAGGCAACCAGATACTGATCCACGACCTGGCAGATCAACGGCCACGCACAATCTCACACGATGAATTTACCGCACGCTACGCCGGCCGCTTACTCCAAGTCGCCTCCCGCGCATCGGTCCTAGGAAATCTGGCTAAATTCGACTTTAGCTGGTTCATCCCCGCAGTGGTCAAATATCGCAAACTGCTGGCTGAAGTCTTTGCAGTGTCCTTATTTATCCAGATATTCGCACTGGTGACACCCCTGTTCTACCAAGTCGTGATGGACAAAGTGCTCGTACACCAAGCACTCAGCACCCTTGAAGTCATTGTCGTTGGCCTCATCTCCCTGGCCTTATTCGAAGTAGTACTCACCGCACTACGCACCCATGTCTTCGCACATACCACCAGCAAAATTGATGTTGAACTCGGCGCACGCTTATTCCGCCATCTATTAGCATTACCGTTAGCGTATTTTGAATCGCGCCGGGTTGGCGACACCATCGCCCGCGTACGCGAACTAGAAAACATCCGCCACTTCCTCACCGGCCAAGCACTGACCTCCGTCTTAGACCTCCTATTCACCGTCGTCTTTTTGTCCGTCATGTTTTGGTACAGCGGCTGGCTCACCCTGATTGTGGTGATCTCATTACCCCTGTACGCACTGATCTCCGCATTCATCACCCCAGTACTCCGCAAACGTCTGGATGAAAAATTTGCACGCGGCGCAGACAACCAAGCATTTTTAGTGGAAACCGTCAGCGGCATTGGCACCGTTAAAGCAATGGCCGTAGACCCACGTGTCACCCGCACCTGGGACAACCAACTGGCAGGCTACGTTGGTGCCAGCTTTAGCGTTACCAAAATTGCCACCCTCGGCCAACAGAGCGTTCAATTAGTACAGAAACTGACCAACGTCGCCGTATTATTTTGGGGCGCCAAACTGGTAATTGACGGACAACTGTCCCTCGGACAACTAATTGCCTTCAACATGTTGTCCGGCCAAGTCACTGCCCCCATCATCCGACTCGCCCAGCTATGGCAGGATTTTCAACAAGTCGGACTCTCTGTCGAACGACTCGGCGAAATTCTGAACACCCGTACCGAACTCCCCGGCAGCCGCATGACATTGCCGCCCATCCAAGGGCGCATCACCTTCGAGCGCCTCATCTTCCGTTACCGTCCAGATACCCCCGACGTACTCTCCGGAATCGACCTAGACATCCAACCTGGCGAAGTCATCGGCATCGTAGGACGCTCCGGTTCAGGGAAAAGCACCCTGACAAAACTCGTACAGCGCATGTACGTCCCAGAACGCGGCCGCGTCTTGGTCGACAGCCACGACCTCTCATTGGCCGATCCCGCCTGGCTGCGTCGCCAAATTGGCGTCGTACTGCAAGAAAATTTCCTGTTCAACCGCAGCGTCCGTGAAAACATCGCCATGGCCGACCCGGGAATCCCCCTGGAACGCGTCATCCACGCAGCGACATTAGCCGGTGCCCATACCTTCATTTCTGAACTACCAGAAGGCTATGACACCAAGATTGGCGAACACGGTACAGGACTCTCCGGCGGCCAACGCCAACGCATCGCAATTGCCCGCGCCCTGATTGGCGACCCACGCATCCTTATTTTCGATGAAGCCACCAGCGCACTCGACTACGAATCAGAACATGCCGTCATGCAAAACATGCGAGCCATTTGCAAAGGCCGCACCGTTCTCATCATCGCCCACCGCCTCTCCACAGTCCGTAATGCCGATCGTATCGTCGTCATTGATAAAGGGAAAATCGTAGAAAGCGGCTCCCACGAAACACTCCTCAACCGCAACAACGGTCATTACGCCCACCTCTACCGACTCCAACAAGGGACCACATGA
- a CDS encoding pyridoxal phosphate-dependent aminotransferase: MSNSPQTPLVTRQRLSEVRYEIRGELARRARELEAEGRKLIKLNIGNPGAFGFRAPEHLQRAIADDMGRTDPYTHQQGLPIAREAIAAAYARRHYPDVDADRVFVGNGVSELIDLSLRALLNPGDEVLVPSPDYPLWSAATILNDGRPVYYRCAPENGFQPDAVEIETLVSSRTRAIVLINPNNPSGANYSQELLERIVAISVKHHLLLLVDEIYDQILYDGAVFVPVAPLAGTHPCITFSGLSKVHRACGWRVGWALLSGSSIQVDNLRNAMDLLGALRLCANVPGQYAIDAAVNGPDTITPLCSPGGPLYETRRAVIDACAASEHLSLVVPAGALYAFPSVVGPAARHFDDYAFALELMNEEGVLVVPGSSFNVPYRDHFRVTLLPDAGLIREVFSRIDRALSRRAEVAEKVVPLKSRSAAA, encoded by the coding sequence ATGTCTAATAGCCCGCAAACGCCGCTTGTTACGCGCCAGCGCCTGTCCGAAGTCCGCTATGAGATCCGAGGGGAGTTGGCGCGCCGTGCGCGTGAGCTTGAGGCGGAGGGACGCAAGCTTATCAAGCTCAACATCGGTAATCCAGGTGCGTTCGGTTTTCGGGCGCCAGAGCATCTGCAACGTGCTATTGCCGATGATATGGGACGTACCGATCCTTATACGCATCAGCAGGGTTTGCCAATCGCACGTGAGGCGATTGCTGCTGCTTATGCGCGACGTCACTATCCAGATGTTGATGCAGATCGGGTCTTTGTGGGGAATGGGGTTTCTGAGTTAATCGATTTGTCGTTGCGGGCGTTGCTTAATCCAGGCGATGAGGTGTTGGTTCCTTCACCGGATTATCCGCTGTGGTCGGCGGCGACGATTCTCAACGATGGTCGGCCGGTGTATTACCGTTGTGCGCCGGAGAACGGTTTCCAGCCAGATGCAGTTGAGATCGAAACGCTGGTGTCTTCACGGACACGTGCGATTGTGTTGATTAATCCGAATAATCCCAGTGGTGCCAATTATTCGCAGGAGTTATTGGAGCGGATTGTGGCAATCTCAGTGAAACATCATCTGCTGTTGTTGGTTGATGAGATTTACGATCAGATTTTGTATGACGGTGCGGTGTTTGTTCCAGTGGCTCCTTTGGCGGGGACGCATCCATGTATCACTTTCAGTGGGCTGAGTAAGGTGCATCGTGCGTGCGGTTGGCGTGTGGGTTGGGCGTTGCTGTCCGGGAGTAGCATTCAAGTTGATAATCTGCGCAATGCGATGGATTTGCTGGGTGCGTTGCGTTTGTGTGCGAATGTCCCAGGGCAATATGCGATTGATGCGGCGGTCAATGGGCCAGATACGATCACTCCGTTATGTTCGCCTGGTGGTCCTTTGTACGAGACGCGCCGTGCGGTGATTGATGCATGCGCGGCGAGTGAGCATTTGTCGTTGGTGGTGCCTGCTGGGGCATTATACGCGTTCCCATCGGTCGTGGGACCAGCGGCGCGGCACTTTGATGATTATGCTTTTGCGCTGGAGTTGATGAATGAGGAGGGAGTGCTGGTGGTGCCTGGATCAAGTTTTAATGTGCCATATCGGGATCACTTCCGCGTGACGTTGCTTCCTGATGCTGGGTTGATACGTGAAGTGTTTTCTCGTATTGACCGGGCATTGTCGCGCCGTGCTGAGGTGGCTGAGAAGGTGGTGCCGCTCAAGTCGCGTAGCGCCGCCGCTTGA
- a CDS encoding polysaccharide deacetylase family protein, with protein sequence MTTKEIPHYTVMPARPWISWLILLHLTAAVLWWYLGWNWGLPMIFIAHISFLLAIFLPQSRLYAPVVVQLDSTAHLVWLTIDDGPSDDTAAMLDLLDRHDARATFFLVGERAARQPALVQDILHRGHAIGNHSQTHPHQWFWALGPRQMATEIAMAQRTLTEITGTPPRWYRSVVGMTNPWVAAPLRQYGLDRIAWSARGFDGRHCEPDKAVKRIVRNLRPGAIVLLHEGITHGHNLMILSQVLQALDARGLKARNPH encoded by the coding sequence ATGACAACAAAAGAAATACCACATTACACCGTGATGCCTGCCCGTCCCTGGATAAGCTGGCTTATCTTGCTACACCTCACCGCCGCGGTACTGTGGTGGTACCTGGGTTGGAACTGGGGACTGCCAATGATTTTCATCGCCCATATCAGCTTCTTATTGGCAATATTTTTACCTCAATCGCGGCTCTATGCGCCCGTCGTTGTACAGTTGGACAGCACTGCCCACCTCGTCTGGCTGACCATCGACGATGGCCCCTCCGATGACACCGCAGCAATGCTAGATCTGCTCGACCGCCACGATGCGCGCGCCACGTTCTTCCTGGTTGGCGAACGCGCGGCACGTCAACCTGCATTGGTACAAGATATACTGCACCGTGGTCATGCCATCGGTAACCACAGCCAGACCCACCCACATCAATGGTTCTGGGCACTTGGCCCACGCCAAATGGCGACCGAAATTGCAATGGCACAACGCACCTTAACCGAGATCACTGGGACCCCGCCACGCTGGTACCGCTCAGTGGTTGGGATGACCAACCCATGGGTGGCCGCGCCATTACGTCAATACGGTCTGGACCGTATCGCATGGAGCGCGCGCGGCTTTGATGGAAGGCACTGTGAACCAGATAAAGCCGTAAAACGGATCGTGCGAAATCTGCGCCCTGGTGCCATTGTGCTGCTACACGAAGGAATTACACATGGACACAACCTCATGATCCTAAGCCAAGTGTTGCAAGCCCTGGATGCACGCGGCTTAAAAGCGCGTAATCCCCATTGA
- the grxD gene encoding Grx4 family monothiol glutaredoxin codes for MSLDSALRSRIETLLHSNRVVLFMKGRPGMPQCGFSAKAAGILQALGVEYAHVNVLDDQEIREGIKRYGDWPTIPQLYIDGELIGGSDIVSQMYENGELSTLLGVAAPDLTPPSITITPTAVEMLKGTLANAPGSTLALSIDSRFQPTFELAPINTQAIAAEYNGLRVQFDLASARRAEGITIDWVDDIRGQGLVIDNPNAPQPIQELSPGDAAAQVDAGVLTLVDVRPADERAVASVAVPFRTMDGGERAVLEQLPKGTPLAFLCHHGGRSLQAAEHFRSLGFTSIYNIGGGIDAWSTQVDPGVPKY; via the coding sequence ATGTCTCTTGATTCTGCATTGCGTTCGCGCATCGAAACGTTGTTGCATTCCAACCGTGTTGTTTTGTTTATGAAGGGGCGTCCGGGGATGCCGCAGTGCGGTTTTTCTGCTAAGGCGGCAGGCATTCTCCAGGCACTTGGTGTTGAGTACGCGCATGTCAATGTATTGGACGACCAAGAGATACGAGAGGGGATCAAACGCTATGGCGATTGGCCAACAATTCCGCAGTTGTACATTGATGGCGAGTTGATCGGTGGCAGTGACATCGTGTCGCAGATGTATGAGAACGGGGAGTTGAGCACTTTGCTTGGTGTGGCTGCTCCGGACCTTACGCCGCCATCCATCACGATCACTCCAACTGCTGTGGAGATGCTCAAGGGTACATTAGCCAATGCACCCGGGAGTACGTTGGCACTGTCAATCGATAGTCGTTTCCAACCTACTTTTGAGCTGGCGCCAATTAATACGCAGGCAATTGCTGCAGAATATAACGGTTTACGGGTGCAGTTTGATCTTGCCAGTGCGCGTCGTGCTGAGGGCATCACGATTGATTGGGTTGATGATATCCGTGGCCAGGGGTTAGTGATTGACAATCCAAACGCGCCTCAGCCGATTCAGGAGTTATCGCCCGGTGATGCGGCGGCTCAGGTTGATGCGGGTGTTCTGACGTTGGTGGATGTGCGCCCTGCTGATGAGCGTGCGGTTGCTTCGGTCGCTGTGCCGTTCCGCACCATGGACGGCGGCGAACGTGCTGTTCTGGAGCAGCTTCCCAAAGGGACGCCGCTGGCATTCTTGTGTCATCACGGCGGGCGTAGTCTCCAGGCCGCCGAGCATTTCCGTAGTCTGGGGTTTACCTCTATCTACAATATCGGTGGTGGCATTGATGCTTGGTCCACCCAGGTTGATCCTGGCGTGCCGAAGTATTGA
- a CDS encoding glycoside hydrolase family 25 protein has translation MSHGNGEIDFTKVREANMCYVFMKATEGATFQDSNYVRYRCDVLSAGMTSGTYHYFRALSSTPKAQRDNMVNVLTQNEFDASCEYFALDVELIGNESATPEVMGDNLNDFVLLLGKSLFFLNRKQLIYCSKNFWDKRIAGDRDNFSE, from the coding sequence ATATCTCACGGAAATGGTGAAATAGATTTCACGAAAGTGAGAGAGGCTAATATGTGTTATGTTTTTATGAAAGCAACGGAAGGTGCAACATTCCAGGATTCCAACTATGTGAGGTATCGTTGCGATGTGCTATCTGCGGGTATGACATCAGGAACTTATCATTATTTCCGTGCATTGAGCAGTACACCAAAAGCGCAGAGAGATAATATGGTTAATGTGCTGACTCAAAATGAATTTGATGCTTCATGTGAATATTTTGCTTTGGATGTGGAGTTGATCGGCAATGAGAGTGCAACACCAGAAGTGATGGGCGACAACCTTAATGATTTTGTTCTTCTGCTTGGGAAGAGTTTATTTTTTTTGAATAGAAAGCAATTAATTTATTGCTCAAAAAATTTCTGGGATAAAAGGATAGCTGGAGACAGAGATAATTTTAGTGAATAA
- a CDS encoding NAD(P)-dependent alcohol dehydrogenase, with translation MFINAYGAHAGDKPLESMQIARRAPGAHDVQIDIHYCGVCHSDIHQVRAEWAGTLFPCVPGHEIVGRVSAIGTHVQGFKAGDLVAVGCMVDSCKDCQECDAGLENYCDGMIGTYNFPTQDAPGHTLGGYSQKIVVHERFVLRIRHPEAQLAAVAPLLCAGITTYSPLRHWNAGPGKKVGIVGIGGLGHMGIKLAHAMGAYVVAFTTSESKRQDAKALGADEVVVSRDEERMAAHVKSFDLILNTVAASHSLDPFLTLLKRDGTLTLVGAPVTPHPSPEVFNLIFKRRSIAGSLIGGIAETQEMLDFCAEHGIVADIELIRADGINEAYERMMKGDVKYRFVIDNATLAA, from the coding sequence ATGTTTATCAATGCTTACGGTGCACACGCTGGGGATAAACCCTTGGAATCCATGCAGATTGCCCGTCGTGCTCCGGGTGCGCATGATGTGCAAATTGATATTCATTACTGTGGCGTGTGCCATTCCGATATTCATCAAGTACGGGCTGAATGGGCGGGCACGCTTTTTCCGTGTGTACCAGGACATGAAATTGTCGGTCGGGTCTCTGCCATCGGGACGCATGTGCAGGGCTTTAAGGCGGGAGATCTTGTCGCTGTTGGCTGCATGGTCGATAGCTGCAAGGATTGCCAGGAGTGCGATGCAGGGTTGGAGAATTACTGCGATGGCATGATTGGTACCTATAACTTCCCGACTCAGGATGCTCCGGGCCATACATTGGGTGGTTATTCTCAGAAGATCGTTGTGCATGAGCGCTTTGTGTTGCGCATCCGCCACCCTGAGGCACAGCTTGCCGCAGTCGCACCGTTATTGTGTGCCGGGATTACGACGTACTCGCCACTGCGCCATTGGAATGCTGGTCCGGGTAAGAAAGTCGGCATTGTCGGCATTGGTGGCTTGGGTCATATGGGGATTAAGTTGGCTCATGCCATGGGGGCGTATGTCGTTGCGTTCACCACGTCCGAATCTAAGCGACAGGATGCCAAGGCGCTGGGAGCAGATGAGGTGGTGGTGTCACGTGATGAGGAAAGGATGGCTGCCCATGTAAAGAGTTTCGATTTGATTTTGAATACTGTGGCTGCCTCGCATTCTCTTGATCCTTTCCTGACTCTGCTGAAGCGGGATGGCACATTGACCTTGGTTGGTGCGCCTGTTACGCCGCATCCTTCACCGGAAGTCTTCAATCTGATCTTTAAGCGTCGTTCCATTGCTGGATCGCTGATCGGTGGTATTGCAGAAACACAGGAAATGCTGGATTTCTGTGCGGAGCATGGCATTGTTGCGGACATTGAGTTGATCCGTGCCGACGGTATCAATGAGGCCTACGAACGAATGATGAAAGGCGATGTCAAGTACCGTTTTGTGATTGACAATGCCACTTTGGCTGCTTGA